The following are from one region of the Sorghum bicolor cultivar BTx623 chromosome 2, Sorghum_bicolor_NCBIv3, whole genome shotgun sequence genome:
- the LOC8074193 gene encoding uncharacterized protein LOC8074193: MGYTYTPTYYSGLQDTIASLCKSILPSFRVGRRLTADQAAARRHAEQLKWQQESFHRILHLAALHREGIVPASDVAAFRGTMLAALVAPPQHPEQPAVLRDKLLFLQELLYAKCVSAAEYNASKAPLVQRLAAFGVVVDCPDAEVSAEEWSEIDLRDPPPPPATAAASDKPKHKAFITPWKSRSKKDQDVNSSASRPPLAPVDANNASVLMAESSPSEAVPSGKAEKGKRRHLAGMFHSGGNGTENKEPAGEEGVDEKETVKGKKKSSWGFDGIKKWKKAGACNSGEAAATGEQPQRAPPRSSYSECQLEASPMAASSPDAKRAKTRLHSNTDDDSASELLRDKVLVENTKKELSRIQAELSSTNRNLNFSNQQIEAISTKLPVDKSDLKPFFPKAWCDQHGDGVITAAKKEFKEHVEEMEKQRDITDSEGWATFEDIDLDDNFNPRTFSQHQSDSVVKGKKVNESLTSSFTNPFYNEKNPFLNTNYN, translated from the exons ATGGGGTACACGTACACGCCGACGTACTACTCGGGCCTGCAGGACACCATCGCGTCGCTCTGCAAGTCCATCCTGCCCTCCTTCCGCGTGGGCCGGCGGCTCACCGCCGACCAGGCCGCGGCGCGGCGCCACGCCGAGCAGCTCAAGTGGCAGCAGGAGTCCTTCCACCGCATCCTCCACCTCGCGGCGCTCCACCGCGAGGGCATCGTCCCGGCCTCCGACGTCGCCGCCTTCCGCGGCACCATGCTCGCGGCGCTCGTCGCGCCGCCGCAGCACCCCGAGCAGCCCGCGGTGCTCCGCGACAAGCTCCTCTTCCTCCAGGAGCTGCTCTACGCCAAGTGCGTCTCCGCGGCGGAGTACAACGCGTCCAAGGCGCCCCTCGTGCAGCGGCTCGCCGCGTTCGGCGTCGTCGTCGACTGCCCCGACGCCGAGGTCTCGGCCGAGGAGTGGTCTGAGATCGACCTCCGTGACCCGCCGCCTCCCCCCGCTACTGCGGCGGCCTCCGACAAGCCGAAGCACAAGGCCTTCATCACGCCGTGGAAGAGCAGATCCAAGAAGGACCAGGACGTGAACAGCAGCGCATCGAGGCCGCCGCTGGCCCCGGTGGACGCCAACAACGCGTCAGTCCTCATGGCCGAGAGCTCGCCGTCGGAAGCGGTGCCCTCCGGGAAGGCCGAGAAGGGGAAGAGGAGGCATCTGGCGGGGATGTTCCACAGCGGCGGCAATGGCACCGAGAACAAGGAGCCTGCGGGGGAGGAAGGGGTCGACGAGAAAGAGACGGTGAAAGGTAAGAAGAAAAGCTCGTGGGGGTTCGATGGCATCAAGAAGTGGAAGAAAGCTGGTGCCTGTAACAGTGGCGAGGCGGCAGCCACCGGTGAGCAGCCGCAGCGTGCTCCTCCGCGCTCATCCTACAGCGAGTGCCAGCTGGAGGCGAGCCCCATGGCTGCCTCTAGCCCGGATGCCAAGAGGGCCAAGACGAGGCTGCACTCGAACACGGATGATGACTCTGCTTCCGAGCTGCTGCGTGATAAG GTGCTGGTGGAGAACACAAAGAAAGAGCTCTCAAGGATTCAGGCTGAGCTATCATCTACAAATCGGAACTTGAACTTCTC CAATCAGCAGATCGAGGCCATCTCAACAAAGCTTCCAGTGGACAAATCTGACCTCAAGCCCTTCTTCCCAAA GGCATGGTGCGATCAGCATGGGGATGGCGTGATCACCGCCGCTAAGAAAGAGTTCAAGGAGCACGTCGAAGAGATGGAGAAGCAGAGGGACATCACTGACAGTGAGGGCTGGGCTACCTTTGAGGACATCGACCTCGATGACAATTTCAACCCCAGGACCTTCTCTCAGCATCAGTCGGACTCGGTGGTGAAAGGGAAGAAAGTCAATGAAAGCCTCACCAGCAGTTTCACAAATCCCTTCTACAACGAGAAGAACCCGTTCTTGAACACAAACTACAACTGA
- the LOC8077248 gene encoding uncharacterized protein At2g39795, mitochondrial produces the protein MACAILRRARSITAAGAHATPRLAAAFASTSSSSSVVAPLRSPLDDRLLRLLRSEITYLAERRPPYPLPSSFKSFAVEDRPGEQWVRLRATRTSAGAGAEEVKVEATMFDGAAEPVPDDAPLFRRVESLERGPRLHLSLIVEVTRGDRVLGFICSAWPDDLAVRHVLTLRAGGSAGRGGRDFEKLGAEEREAVTKFLKEREVDDELAGFLHDYMANKEKMELLRWLKTIESFLIKV, from the exons ATGGCGTGCGCGATCCTCCGCCGCGCGCGCTCTAtcaccgccgccggcgcccACGCGACCCCCCGACTCGCCGCAGCCTTCGCTTCCACTTCCTCCTCGTCCTCCGTCGTCGCGCCTCTGCGTTCCCCACTAGATGACCGCCTTCTCCGCCTCCTCCGTTCCGAGATCACATACCTCGCGGAGCGTCGCCCTCCCTACCCG CTGCCGAGTAGCTTCAAGTCGTTCGCCGTGGAGGACCGCCCGGGGGAGCAGTGGGTGCGCCTCCGCGCCACGCGCACCAGCGCGGGAGCTGGAGCCGAGGAGGTGAAGGTCGAGGCCACCATGTTCGACGGCGCCGCTGAGCCTGTCCCCGACGACGCGCCCCTCTTCCGCCGCGTCGAGTCGCTGGAACGCGGGCCCCGCCTCCACCTCAGCCTCATCGTCGAGGTCACCCGGGGCGACCGCGTCCTCGGCTTCATCTGCTCCGCCTGGCCCGACGACCTCGCCGTCCGCCACGTGCTCACCCTCAGGGCTGGCGGCAGTGCCGGTCGTGGTGGGCGAGATTTCGA GAAACTGGGGGCTGAGGAGAGGGAAGCGGTGACGAAATTCTTGAAGGAGAGGGAGGTGGACGACGAGCTCGCCGGATTCTTGCACGACTACATGGCAAACAAGGAGAAGATGGAACTGCTCCGGTGGTTGAAGACTATCGAATCATTCCTTATCAAGGTGTAG